One window of the Salvelinus fontinalis isolate EN_2023a chromosome 2, ASM2944872v1, whole genome shotgun sequence genome contains the following:
- the LOC129811882 gene encoding heterogeneous nuclear ribonucleoprotein D-like: METEGQVDFSTDEFPEGSKINASKNLQDDGKMFIGGLSWDTSKTDLTDYLSKFGEVLDCTIKTDLMTGRSRGFGFVLFRDSESVDRVLELKEHKLDGKLIDPKRAKAMKGKEPPKKVFVGGLSPDTPEEEIRDYFGAFGDIDSIELPMDTKTNERRGFCFVTYCEETPVQKLLECRYHQVGSGKCEIKVAQPKEVYRQQQQHRGERGGYEGGRGGGGYRGRGRGGQSNYNQGYNGYYSQNYGSYGNGYNQGYNGYAGYDYSGYNYNSYGYGQGYDDYNGQQSSYGKVSREVTTHQNNYQPY; encoded by the exons ATGGAGACCGAAGGCCAGGTTGACTTCAGTACAGACGAGTTTCCAGAGGGCTCCAAGATAAATGCAAGCAAAAACCTGCAGGATGACGG CAAGATGTTCATTGGAGGGCTCAGTTGGGACACCAGCAAAACAGACCTCACGGATTACCTGTCGAAGTTTGGAGAGGTTCTGGACTGCACCATCAAAACAGACCTGATGACTGGCCGGTCCCGAGGCTTCGGCTTTGTTCTCTTCAGAGACTCAGAGAGTGTAGACCGG GTGTTGGAGCTGAAGGAGCACAAGCTGGACGGGAAGCTAATCGATCCAAAGAGGGCCAAAGCCATGAAGGGGAAGGAACCGCCCAAGAAGGTGTTTGTCGGAGGCCTCAGCCCAGACACCCCAGAAGAGGAAATCAGGGATTACTTTGGCGCTTTTGGAGAT ATTGACAGCATCGAGCTTCCCATGGACACCAAAACCAACGAGCGACGTGGGTTTTGCTTCGTGACCTACTGTGAGGAGACTCCTGTTCAAAAGCTGTTGGAGTGCAGATACCACCAAGTTGGGAGTGGAAAG TGTGAAATCAAAGTGGCCCAGCCCAAAGAAGTGTATAGACAGCagcaacaacacagaggagagaggggaggctacgaaggagggagaggaggtggaggatacAGGGGCCGGGGACGAGGAG GTCAGAGTAACTACAACCAAGGTTACAACGGCTACTACAGCCAGAACTATGGTAGCTACGGCAATGGATACAACCAGGGCTACAATGGCTACGCAGGCTATGACTACTCTGGCTACAACTATAATAGTTATGGTTATGGACAGGGATACGACGACTACAATG GCCAGCAGAGCAGCTATGGGAAGGTCTCTCGAGAGGTCACAACCCACCAGAACAACTACCAGCCTTACTGA
- the LOC129811909 gene encoding transmembrane protein 150C-like — protein sequence MRKCSPWAFLPIMYSLFTAAGLWVVYFIAVEDEKITPLSSEYKRSGTKSPPYISIAGNAPPASCVFSQVMNLAAFVGFIIGVLRYLQLKPRVHKPWLNIGSLVALSLACFGMTLVGNFQLSNDEELHNIGTSMTFGLGTLFCWVQSVITLKVNLKNEGRRAGIPRFLLSGAVTACMLLYFALMAQRLHMHAARAQWALVMFFLGFLATFAIEFRHYHFEIVCTDDRDPPLSLSETFSEVSEYQSDQL from the exons ATGAGGAAGTGCAGTCCCTGGGCGTTTCTCCCTATCATGTACTCTCTCTTCACAGCCGCTGGACTCTGGGTTGT GTATTTTATAGCTGTTGAAGATGAGAAGATAACACCCCTGAGTTCAGAATACAA GCGATCTGGAACTAAATCCCCTCCATATATAAG cattGCAGGCAATGCTCCCCCGGCCAGCTGTGTTTTTAGCCAGGTCATGAACCTGGCTGCCTTCGTAG GGTTCATCATTGGTGTCCTCAGATACCTGCAGCTGAAGCCCCGGGTCCATAAACCCTGGCTCAATATTGGCAGTCTGGTGGCCCTGTCCCTGGCCTGCTTCGGCATGACCTTGGTGGGAAACTTCCAG CTGTCAAATGACGAGGAGCTCCACAACATTGGGACGTCCATGACGTTTGGCCTGGGGACGTTGTTCTGCTGGGTGCAATCTGTCATCACCCTGAAGGTCAACCTGAAGAACGAGGGCCGGAGGGCGGGCATCCCACGCTTCCTACTGTCAGGGGCTGTCACCGCCTGCATGCTGCTCT ACTTTGCTTTGATGGCGCAACGTCTTCACATGCACGCAGCACGGGCGCAATGGGCGCTGGTCATGTTCTTCCTGGGCTTCCTTGCCACCTTTGCCATCGAGTTCAGACACTACCACTTCGAGATTGTCTGCACCGACGACCGCGATCCGCCTCTTAGCCTGTCAGAAACCTTCTCCGAGGTGTCAGAGTACCAGTCGGACCAGCTATAG